A portion of the Natronococcus sp. AD-5 genome contains these proteins:
- a CDS encoding MaoC family dehydratase, giving the protein MAYSYEPHHFEDFEEGQTFESVGRTVTEADFVMHSALAGDWTELHTNKEYAEDGPFDARIAHGPMTFVQATGFVYRTGIVERTAFAFLGMNYMDLPNPVYIGDTLSLEIEVTETKEVGSRDDAGLVVLDTEMTNQDDTVVFQGDMKFLIKTKG; this is encoded by the coding sequence CACCACTTCGAGGACTTCGAGGAGGGGCAAACCTTCGAGAGCGTCGGTCGGACGGTGACGGAGGCCGACTTCGTCATGCACTCGGCGCTCGCCGGCGACTGGACGGAGTTGCACACGAACAAGGAGTACGCGGAGGACGGCCCCTTCGACGCGCGGATCGCCCACGGACCGATGACGTTCGTCCAGGCGACGGGCTTCGTCTACCGCACCGGGATCGTCGAACGGACCGCGTTCGCGTTCCTCGGGATGAACTACATGGATCTGCCGAACCCCGTCTACATCGGCGACACGCTCTCGCTCGAGATCGAGGTCACCGAAACGAAGGAGGTGGGGAGCCGCGACGACGCGGGACTCGTCGTGCTCGACACCGAGATGACCAACCAGGACGACACCGTCGTCTTCCAGGGCGACATGAAGTTCCTGATCAAGACGAAGGGGTAG
- a CDS encoding enoyl-CoA hydratase/isomerase family protein: MQTRTEDSVLYLTFDRPDVRNAFTEDVARDLAGELEDLDPAALDAVVLTGEGDAFSAGGDIEAMAERDETAAEAYDRVRATLGRVAEEILTAPVPVVAKVNGDAVGAGLSVVAAADFAYAGESARFGASFVTVGLVPDLGGTVTLPRLVGLRTAKELAFTGRLVDAAEAEALDLVNETVSDAELDARVADVLETLASKPTENVGLAKRAIHENLGRSWRDGLEREAHFQSLAYGTPAHAEGVDAFLRGRSPEFD; the protein is encoded by the coding sequence ATGCAGACCCGTACCGAGGATTCCGTCCTGTACCTCACGTTCGACAGACCCGACGTTCGCAACGCGTTCACCGAGGACGTCGCTCGCGACCTCGCAGGCGAACTCGAGGACCTCGATCCGGCCGCGCTCGACGCGGTGGTCCTGACCGGGGAGGGCGACGCGTTCAGCGCCGGCGGGGACATCGAGGCGATGGCCGAGCGCGACGAAACCGCGGCCGAGGCATACGACCGCGTCCGCGCGACGCTCGGTCGGGTCGCCGAGGAGATCCTGACCGCGCCGGTTCCGGTCGTCGCGAAGGTCAACGGCGACGCGGTCGGCGCCGGCCTCTCGGTGGTCGCCGCCGCGGACTTCGCCTACGCCGGGGAATCCGCCCGATTCGGCGCGTCGTTCGTCACCGTCGGACTCGTCCCGGATCTGGGCGGTACGGTGACGCTGCCCCGACTCGTGGGCCTGCGAACGGCGAAGGAACTGGCGTTCACCGGCCGACTCGTCGACGCCGCGGAAGCCGAGGCGCTCGACCTCGTCAACGAGACGGTTTCGGACGCGGAACTCGACGCTCGAGTCGCCGACGTTCTCGAGACGCTCGCGTCCAAACCGACCGAAAACGTCGGCCTGGCGAAGCGGGCGATCCACGAGAACCTCGGCCGCTCGTGGCGCGACGGCCTCGAGCGTGAGGCGCACTTCCAGTCGCTGGCGTACGGCACGCCGGCCCACGCGGAGGGGGTCGACGCCTTCCTGCGGGGGCGGTCGCCGGAGT